A single genomic interval of Sphingobium sp. EM0848 harbors:
- a CDS encoding epoxide hydrolase family protein, protein MTDAITPFTIAITEADLTDLRARLERTRWPDAETVEDWQQGVPLETAKMVVHHWRTAYDWRRCEAALNAWPQFRTQIDGLGIHFFHVRSRHPQAKPLLLTHGWPGSVLEFLNCIAGLADPEAHGGTANDAFHVIIPALPGYGFSDKPSGTGWTVERIADAWAMLMDRLGYDRCLAQGGDWGSPVTVMLAQRHPDRVQSIHLNLIAAVPQDITDPTAEEQVIFDAIADHKRWNTGYSTQQSTRPQTLGYGLADSPVAQAMWIYDKYRFWMDCDGDPRKAMSLDALLDNVTLYWLTNSGTSSARLYWESFHQVRYPALELPVGISLFPHESIRPLRRWVERLYPNLIYWNEPAKGGHFAAWEQPEIFVSEMRGWASAFKG, encoded by the coding sequence ATGACCGACGCCATCACCCCCTTCACCATCGCCATAACCGAGGCCGACCTCACCGACCTGCGTGCAAGGCTGGAGCGCACCCGCTGGCCCGACGCGGAAACGGTCGAGGACTGGCAGCAAGGCGTGCCGCTGGAAACGGCAAAGATGGTCGTCCATCACTGGCGGACCGCCTATGACTGGCGCCGCTGCGAGGCTGCGCTTAACGCATGGCCGCAGTTCCGCACCCAAATCGACGGCCTCGGCATCCATTTCTTCCATGTCCGCTCCCGCCACCCCCAGGCCAAGCCCCTGCTGCTGACCCATGGCTGGCCCGGATCAGTGCTGGAATTTCTGAACTGCATCGCCGGCCTCGCCGACCCCGAAGCCCATGGCGGCACGGCGAACGACGCCTTTCACGTCATCATTCCTGCGCTGCCAGGCTATGGCTTTTCGGACAAGCCGAGCGGAACCGGCTGGACCGTGGAACGGATCGCCGATGCCTGGGCCATGCTGATGGACCGCCTCGGCTATGACCGCTGTCTGGCGCAGGGCGGCGACTGGGGGTCGCCCGTCACCGTGATGCTGGCGCAGCGCCATCCTGATCGCGTCCAGTCGATCCACCTCAACCTCATCGCCGCCGTACCGCAGGACATCACCGATCCCACGGCAGAGGAGCAGGTGATTTTCGACGCCATCGCCGACCACAAACGATGGAACACCGGCTATTCCACGCAACAATCGACCCGGCCACAGACGCTGGGCTACGGCCTTGCCGACTCCCCGGTCGCGCAGGCGATGTGGATTTACGACAAATATCGCTTCTGGATGGATTGCGACGGCGACCCGCGCAAGGCCATGAGTCTGGACGCTCTGCTCGACAATGTCACCCTCTATTGGCTTACCAACAGCGGCACATCCTCCGCCCGGCTCTATTGGGAAAGCTTTCATCAGGTCCGCTACCCCGCGCTCGAATTGCCGGTCGGGATCAGCCTGTTTCCCCATGAATCGATCCGTCCGCTGCGGCGCTGGGTGGAGCGGCTCTATCCCAATCTCATCTACTGGAACGAACCGGCGAAAGGCGGCCATTTCGCCGCCTGGGAGCAGCCGGAAATCTTCGTCAGCGAAATGCGAGGCTGGGCCTCGGCGTTCAAAGGCTGA
- a CDS encoding TetR/AcrR family transcriptional regulator codes for MARPSKPLISRENAVEAALAVIDEHGLSGFGLAAVAQRLGVKAPSLYHHFASKEDLLSEVSLALLIEGELPPFEPDPDWIEQIVRISTSSWRSVLRHPKAATLLLQYMPTSLLMGAYEHWAHYLAVNGVPSRLHIVILDGTDKLTFGSVLFTAQRWIEGSGGMKVAKTERLPYLSEASAAMTMNDEEQFSRSIRDYVRGVLAGDSESGTEALGKAQQDAPAGVDQRKRVRRAR; via the coding sequence ATGGCGCGGCCATCGAAGCCGTTAATATCGAGGGAAAATGCGGTGGAAGCGGCGCTGGCCGTGATCGACGAGCATGGTTTGTCCGGTTTTGGCCTTGCTGCGGTGGCGCAGCGGCTGGGGGTCAAGGCACCCTCCCTCTATCATCATTTCGCCAGCAAGGAGGATTTGCTGTCCGAAGTGTCGCTGGCGCTGTTGATCGAGGGTGAGCTGCCGCCGTTCGAGCCGGACCCCGACTGGATCGAGCAGATCGTGCGGATCAGCACGTCGAGCTGGCGTTCGGTGCTGCGGCATCCCAAGGCCGCGACCCTGCTACTGCAATATATGCCGACCTCGCTGCTGATGGGCGCCTATGAGCATTGGGCACATTATCTGGCGGTCAATGGCGTGCCTTCGCGTTTGCATATCGTCATTCTCGACGGCACCGACAAGCTGACCTTCGGGTCGGTCCTGTTCACAGCGCAGCGCTGGATCGAGGGATCGGGCGGCATGAAGGTCGCGAAGACGGAACGGCTGCCCTATCTGTCGGAGGCCAGTGCGGCCATGACGATGAACGATGAGGAGCAGTTCTCGCGCTCGATCCGCGACTATGTGCGGGGCGTGCTGGCGGGCGACAGCGAGTCAGGAACCGAAGCGCTTGGAAAGGCGCAGCAGGATGCGCCGGCCGGGGTTGATCAGCGCAAGCGTGTCCGACGGGCGCGCTGA
- a CDS encoding DUF2889 domain-containing protein, whose protein sequence is MSAPTLSLRGEPLPEFAVAPRQPAGPSPVRRPGSVRRTSTLYVDWPDGRGGRAFLHGRARDILTPVSGGVPIALAEDAMEAQAESRVICSVAADPPRTGLEALVGARAGGHLRQAIDDVLHEERVAGSPLYLLLDDMAGTTLIAGWAWTQWRDEGVIAEQRAHRHERVPQMASVCIGFRPGSSALDLSRAEDISPTLVPPMERADDPAGWHDFPVLQGPNLRRARRIDVWREAGQVQIDATFQDSGALPEGGRSGLHEYRIRAVADRAGEKLLSIEAIPQILPFPECPAATVNLYTLLDTPLVEMRMTVLSMLRKTAGCTHLNDALRALAEVPRLVSMLPAEI, encoded by the coding sequence ATGAGCGCGCCCACACTTTCGCTCCGGGGTGAGCCTTTGCCGGAATTTGCTGTCGCGCCGCGTCAGCCGGCCGGGCCATCACCGGTCCGCCGTCCAGGTTCCGTCCGCCGAACCTCCACCCTCTATGTGGACTGGCCGGATGGGCGTGGCGGACGCGCTTTCCTGCACGGTCGGGCGCGGGACATACTGACCCCGGTTTCGGGCGGTGTTCCCATCGCGCTGGCCGAAGACGCGATGGAGGCACAGGCGGAAAGTCGCGTGATCTGCAGCGTTGCGGCCGACCCGCCGCGCACCGGGCTGGAGGCGCTCGTCGGAGCGCGGGCAGGCGGCCATCTGCGGCAAGCGATCGACGATGTGCTGCATGAGGAAAGGGTGGCCGGATCGCCGCTCTATCTGTTGCTGGATGACATGGCAGGCACTACGCTGATCGCGGGCTGGGCATGGACGCAATGGCGAGACGAAGGGGTGATTGCCGAGCAGCGCGCGCATCGTCATGAGCGTGTGCCGCAGATGGCGAGTGTGTGCATCGGCTTCCGCCCCGGATCTAGCGCGCTCGATCTGAGCCGGGCAGAGGATATCAGCCCCACGCTGGTGCCGCCAATGGAGCGGGCCGATGATCCGGCGGGCTGGCATGACTTTCCGGTACTCCAAGGACCCAATCTGCGGCGCGCTCGCCGGATCGATGTGTGGCGCGAAGCGGGGCAGGTGCAGATCGACGCCACCTTTCAGGACAGTGGCGCGCTGCCCGAAGGCGGACGCAGCGGCCTGCATGAATATCGCATCCGTGCCGTTGCGGACAGGGCGGGCGAGAAACTGCTGTCCATTGAAGCCATCCCACAGATATTGCCTTTTCCGGAATGCCCGGCGGCAACGGTGAACCTGTATACGCTGCTCGATACACCGCTGGTGGAGATGCGGATGACCGTGCTGTCGATGCTGCGTAAGACGGCGGGCTGTACCCATCTCAACGACGCGCTGCGTGCACTGGCGGAGGTGCCGCGTCTGGTGTCGATGCTCCCGGCCGAGATTTAG
- a CDS encoding FecR family protein, whose protein sequence is MITPSARAEAAVWLARLRSEERTVAEEEAFRVWLAADTAHAAAFEDLSAAWDSAGAYTPPAEPAPLHKPLTRRVAIGTGAGLVAAAASYIAYVGMAGSTRYVTQTGERRQLTLEDRSQVTLDSDSSLEVAFSGSVRRLTLERGRAYFDVAHDRARPFVATAGGHEVIALGTAFEIDHASSALSVILVEGKVAVRSGLDEAFMRAGDRLVYEGSAAPRRDRPDVARLVAWQRGQLIFDNDRLSDAMAQMGRYSSRPMVIADPALGNRRVSGAFSISEPAAFARSVGVLLDAPVAVTSAQIVIGSGEKESIPMR, encoded by the coding sequence ATGATCACTCCTTCCGCCAGAGCAGAAGCGGCCGTTTGGCTGGCGCGTCTGCGGTCCGAGGAGCGGACGGTGGCGGAGGAGGAAGCGTTTCGGGTCTGGCTGGCGGCGGATACGGCCCATGCCGCGGCGTTCGAGGATCTGTCGGCCGCTTGGGATTCTGCCGGGGCCTATACCCCGCCCGCCGAACCCGCGCCGCTGCACAAGCCGCTGACGCGTCGGGTTGCCATCGGCACCGGGGCGGGGCTGGTGGCTGCTGCGGCCAGCTATATCGCCTATGTCGGCATGGCCGGATCAACCCGTTATGTGACGCAGACCGGCGAACGGCGGCAGCTCACGCTGGAGGATCGGTCGCAGGTGACGCTGGACAGCGACAGCAGCCTGGAGGTCGCCTTTTCCGGCAGCGTGCGCCGGCTGACGCTGGAGCGTGGTCGTGCCTATTTCGACGTGGCCCATGACAGGGCACGGCCCTTTGTCGCGACGGCGGGCGGGCATGAGGTGATCGCGCTCGGCACCGCGTTCGAGATCGACCATGCCTCTTCCGCGCTGTCCGTGATATTGGTGGAGGGCAAGGTGGCGGTGCGCTCGGGCCTTGACGAAGCCTTCATGCGCGCGGGCGACCGACTGGTCTATGAGGGCAGCGCCGCGCCGCGCCGCGACCGGCCCGATGTCGCGCGACTGGTGGCCTGGCAGCGCGGGCAGCTGATCTTCGACAATGACCGGCTGAGTGATGCCATGGCGCAGATGGGCCGTTATTCCAGCCGACCGATGGTCATCGCCGATCCTGCTCTGGGAAACCGGCGGGTGAGTGGCGCTTTTTCCATATCTGAACCGGCCGCCTTTGCGCGGTCGGTCGGCGTGTTGTTGGACGCCCCGGTGGCGGTGACGTCGGCGCAAATCGTGATCGGCAGCGGTGAAAAAGAATCTATTCCGATGAGGTAA
- a CDS encoding aldehyde dehydrogenase family protein — MHQSLKFYIDGQWVDPVSPQRHQVINPATEAPVGEINLGNAQDVDIAVKAARKAFDSFSQTSREERIDLLERMIDAYKARRNDLAKVITEEMGAPSHLAANLHAMVGQLHLKTALEVLKTYHFDHERGGHRVELEPIGVCALITPWNWPINQIAAKVSPAIACGCTMVLKPSEVSPFSATIWAEVMEAAGVPAGVFNMVHGLGPVVGAALSSHPDVDMVSFTGSTGAGIEVARNAAPTIKRVHTELGGKSANILLPDADIEKAVSGGIRAVTANSGQSCNAPTRMLVPADRMDEVIAVARATAGEISVGDPTQNPDVGPVASKAQFDKIQGLIEQGVAEGATLVAGGPGRPEGIDKGYFVQPTVFANVTNDMTIAREEIFGPVISIIPYKDIDEAVAIANDSPYGLAGYIQGKDHETIASVAKRLRVGQVLINQPRPDPMAPFGGYKQSGNGREWGDHGFEAFLEVKAVLDGTPATASEGSGTKQAVPA; from the coding sequence ATGCATCAATCGCTGAAATTCTACATTGACGGCCAGTGGGTCGACCCGGTCAGCCCCCAGCGCCACCAGGTCATCAACCCCGCCACCGAAGCGCCGGTGGGCGAAATCAACCTCGGCAATGCGCAGGATGTCGACATCGCCGTCAAGGCCGCGCGCAAGGCGTTCGACAGCTTTTCCCAGACCAGCCGCGAAGAACGCATCGACCTGTTGGAGCGGATGATCGACGCGTACAAGGCCCGCCGCAATGATCTGGCCAAGGTCATCACCGAGGAAATGGGGGCGCCCAGCCACCTGGCCGCCAATCTGCACGCCATGGTCGGGCAACTGCACCTCAAGACTGCGCTGGAAGTGCTGAAGACCTATCATTTCGACCATGAGCGCGGCGGCCATCGCGTGGAGCTGGAACCCATCGGCGTCTGCGCGCTCATCACCCCATGGAACTGGCCGATCAACCAGATCGCGGCCAAGGTGTCGCCCGCCATCGCCTGCGGCTGCACTATGGTCCTGAAGCCGTCCGAAGTCTCGCCCTTCTCCGCCACCATCTGGGCGGAAGTCATGGAAGCGGCGGGCGTGCCGGCGGGCGTGTTCAACATGGTGCATGGCCTTGGCCCGGTGGTCGGCGCGGCGCTCAGCAGCCATCCCGATGTCGACATGGTGTCCTTCACCGGCTCGACCGGCGCCGGGATCGAGGTCGCGCGCAACGCCGCGCCCACGATCAAGCGCGTCCACACCGAGCTGGGCGGCAAGTCCGCCAATATCCTGCTGCCGGACGCCGATATCGAAAAGGCGGTCAGCGGCGGCATTCGCGCGGTTACGGCCAATAGTGGCCAGTCCTGCAACGCCCCCACCCGCATGCTGGTGCCCGCCGACAGGATGGACGAGGTGATCGCGGTCGCCCGCGCCACTGCGGGGGAGATCAGCGTGGGCGATCCGACCCAGAATCCCGATGTCGGCCCGGTCGCGTCGAAAGCGCAGTTCGACAAGATTCAGGGCCTGATCGAACAGGGCGTAGCCGAGGGCGCGACTTTGGTGGCGGGCGGCCCCGGCCGTCCCGAAGGCATCGACAAGGGCTATTTCGTCCAGCCGACCGTCTTCGCCAATGTCACCAACGACATGACCATCGCCCGCGAAGAAATCTTCGGGCCGGTCATCTCGATCATCCCCTATAAGGATATCGACGAAGCGGTCGCCATCGCCAATGACTCGCCCTATGGGCTTGCGGGCTATATCCAGGGCAAGGACCATGAAACGATCGCCAGCGTTGCCAAGCGGCTGCGCGTCGGTCAGGTGCTGATCAACCAGCCCCGCCCCGATCCGATGGCGCCCTTTGGCGGCTACAAACAGTCGGGCAATGGCCGCGAATGGGGCGACCATGGGTTCGAGGCCTTCCTGGAAGTGAAGGCGGTGCTGGACGGCACGCCCGCCACGGCCAGCGAGGGCAGCGGGACCAAGCAGGCAGTCCCGGCCTAA
- a CDS encoding NADPH:quinone oxidoreductase family protein produces the protein MTDAPLAITVTAFGAPEQLELRPHDPGAPQAGEVRIAVEAAGISYVDVLVGKGEYQLKPPLPFVLGTECAGVVEAVGDAVDPALIGQRVCAAAFIGAFGQATNFPARSITVLPQTMSFEEASVFRVSYGTAYHALVQRGQLQSGETLLVLGAGGAVGCAAVQLGKALGARVVASASSPEKRALALAAGADAAIDARSPNWRDDVKAANDGRPVDIVLDPVGGEATEPAFRSLAWKGRLLVIGFAGGGIAKLPVNLALLKGAALIGVDVRQFGEYEPDVQAANMQALFALHAEGKLRPPIAQVYPLTDYVAALHAAFSGQVAGRIVLKMR, from the coding sequence ATGACAGATGCCCCCCTTGCCATCACCGTCACCGCCTTCGGCGCGCCCGAGCAATTGGAGCTGCGCCCACACGATCCCGGCGCACCTCAAGCGGGTGAAGTTCGAATCGCAGTGGAGGCAGCAGGCATCAGCTATGTCGACGTGCTGGTTGGCAAGGGCGAATATCAACTCAAGCCGCCTTTGCCCTTTGTTCTCGGCACTGAATGCGCGGGCGTGGTCGAAGCTGTGGGTGACGCGGTCGATCCCGCCCTGATCGGTCAGCGCGTATGCGCCGCAGCCTTCATCGGTGCTTTTGGGCAGGCAACCAATTTCCCCGCACGCTCGATCACGGTGCTGCCGCAAACCATGTCCTTCGAGGAGGCCTCGGTGTTCCGCGTCAGCTACGGCACCGCCTATCACGCACTGGTCCAGCGCGGACAGTTGCAATCGGGGGAAACGTTGCTGGTACTGGGCGCGGGCGGCGCTGTTGGCTGCGCCGCTGTCCAGCTCGGCAAGGCGCTCGGCGCGCGGGTGGTTGCGTCGGCCTCAAGCCCGGAAAAGCGCGCCCTGGCGTTGGCCGCCGGAGCAGATGCGGCGATCGATGCACGTTCGCCCAACTGGCGCGACGATGTGAAGGCCGCCAACGATGGACGGCCGGTCGATATCGTTCTCGATCCCGTCGGCGGCGAGGCCACGGAACCGGCTTTCCGTTCGCTGGCGTGGAAAGGCCGCCTGCTCGTCATCGGTTTTGCGGGCGGCGGCATCGCGAAACTGCCGGTCAATCTGGCACTGCTCAAGGGTGCGGCGTTGATCGGGGTCGACGTCCGTCAGTTCGGCGAATATGAGCCGGACGTGCAGGCCGCGAACATGCAGGCGTTGTTCGCCCTCCATGCCGAGGGGAAGCTGCGCCCGCCCATTGCGCAAGTTTACCCGCTGACCGACTATGTCGCAGCCCTCCACGCTGCCTTCAGCGGTCAGGTTGCGGGCCGCATCGTCCTCAAAATGCGCTAA
- a CDS encoding TonB-dependent receptor domain-containing protein translates to MGKDGTWLLACCVVTAGTAHAQRAPETPIHIAAQPMDHALQVLARATGANILFSPAAVSGLQARPVTGARNAIDAVRMMIRGAPLGVSVERSGAIVIRPLPARRPPLQTHAPQPALPSPIARPLPPPPPEEELIVVARRREEYLLQTPVTATTLGAAELERRGYRRMDDLVQMVPQLVVSEVGASPQGGIILIRGIGVGEANPLADQAVSFNIDGMQVSRANIRRVAEFDTAQVEILKGPQALYFGKNSPAGIIVVRTRDPGSHFEANISAEREFVGRENRIEATVSGPLTDTIGARLALFGSQLGGYFHNDYPEGSIFSPDRRRLPYNRMWGGRLTFKYDDGGPLTARLKLSRNGVRMAGSESAMQTIACPLGFSQLAPQTDDCTANSHLTRSNSGPLFEAVEPLTAPEPFANQDQTLVSLDVHQRLGPALSLTLTSGYYALLSEHSASFVLAEPAFAQFITAGYQRLRTREFTQEARISSDFAEPLNFMIGGFYQHAALHHLASTLYDGRSPKILGRRESHDQTGNAWSGFGQLTYALPAHLELSGGLRLSYERKRIANYGPSGMLIPTVRPSRSWTDLSPEATLSWRPNDRLTVYGGYRRGFLSGGFNAGTGDPATDRSYDQQVMRGFEGGAKAALMEGRLKAMAAVYRYISDGLQVTATIPRADGTGSDQSVVNAGRARIAGAELEAHYADGGPLKLHAAIAYNDARYARFIAPCYAGQSIAQGCTLMPRASGAFSAQDLTGRPLSRAPLWNMQGGAVYTLPVAAERRLSFSADLSFTSGYYAQSTSKPDSWQSPYAMLDAGILYNDDRQGVSVQFIARNITNRYSFYRSLDQVFTGSGTGTASARPSDTLALINPGRRILLRLSKRFGS, encoded by the coding sequence GTGGGGAAGGACGGCACATGGCTGCTGGCATGCTGTGTCGTCACGGCCGGGACCGCTCATGCCCAGCGTGCGCCGGAAACGCCGATCCATATCGCCGCCCAGCCAATGGACCATGCGCTGCAAGTATTGGCGCGCGCGACCGGCGCCAATATCCTCTTTTCGCCCGCCGCCGTCAGCGGCTTGCAGGCCCGACCAGTGACTGGCGCGCGCAACGCCATCGACGCGGTGCGGATGATGATCAGAGGCGCGCCACTCGGCGTTTCGGTCGAGCGGTCCGGCGCGATCGTGATCCGCCCGTTGCCCGCCCGCCGTCCGCCCCTACAAACCCACGCTCCCCAACCCGCACTTCCCTCTCCCATCGCCAGACCCTTGCCGCCTCCCCCGCCCGAGGAAGAACTAATCGTCGTCGCCCGGCGTCGCGAGGAATATTTGCTGCAAACCCCCGTGACCGCCACGACCCTCGGCGCTGCGGAGTTGGAGCGGCGCGGTTACAGACGGATGGATGATCTCGTCCAGATGGTCCCGCAACTGGTCGTCTCCGAAGTCGGTGCCAGCCCACAGGGCGGCATCATCCTGATCCGCGGCATTGGCGTGGGTGAAGCCAATCCGCTCGCGGATCAAGCGGTCTCCTTCAACATCGACGGCATGCAGGTATCCCGTGCCAATATCCGCCGCGTCGCCGAATTCGACACCGCGCAGGTCGAGATATTGAAAGGCCCACAGGCGCTCTATTTCGGCAAGAACAGCCCGGCGGGCATCATCGTCGTGCGCACCCGCGATCCCGGTTCGCATTTTGAGGCCAATATCAGCGCCGAACGTGAATTTGTCGGCCGGGAAAACCGGATCGAAGCCACTGTCTCTGGTCCCCTCACCGATACCATCGGCGCGCGTCTGGCCTTGTTCGGATCGCAGCTTGGCGGCTATTTCCACAATGACTATCCTGAAGGCAGCATCTTCTCTCCCGACCGGCGGCGGCTACCCTATAACCGCATGTGGGGCGGGCGGTTGACGTTCAAATATGATGATGGCGGGCCGCTCACCGCACGCCTCAAGCTCAGTCGCAATGGCGTGCGGATGGCGGGCAGCGAATCTGCGATGCAGACCATCGCCTGCCCGCTCGGCTTTTCTCAGCTCGCGCCGCAAACCGATGACTGCACCGCCAACAGCCACCTGACGCGCTCCAATTCCGGCCCGCTGTTCGAGGCGGTCGAGCCTCTGACCGCGCCCGAACCCTTTGCCAATCAGGACCAGACTCTCGTCAGCCTGGACGTGCATCAGCGCCTCGGCCCAGCGCTCTCGCTCACTCTTACCAGCGGCTATTATGCGCTGCTGTCGGAACATTCGGCTTCCTTCGTGCTGGCCGAACCTGCCTTCGCCCAATTCATCACCGCCGGTTATCAGCGCCTGCGAACCCGCGAATTCACGCAGGAAGCGCGGATCAGCAGCGACTTTGCCGAGCCGCTCAACTTCATGATCGGCGGCTTCTATCAGCATGCCGCGCTCCATCATCTCGCCAGCACGCTTTATGACGGCCGCTCACCCAAGATACTCGGGCGGCGGGAAAGTCACGACCAGACCGGCAATGCCTGGTCGGGCTTTGGCCAGTTGACCTATGCCCTGCCCGCCCATCTCGAACTGTCGGGCGGCTTGCGCCTATCCTATGAACGCAAGCGGATCGCCAACTACGGTCCCTCCGGCATGCTGATCCCGACTGTACGTCCGTCGCGGAGCTGGACCGACCTGTCGCCCGAAGCGACGCTCAGCTGGCGGCCCAACGACCGGCTCACTGTGTATGGCGGCTATCGCCGGGGGTTCCTGTCGGGCGGATTCAATGCGGGCACCGGCGATCCGGCAACCGACCGCTCCTACGATCAGCAGGTGATGCGCGGCTTTGAGGGCGGGGCCAAGGCGGCGCTGATGGAAGGACGGCTCAAGGCGATGGCGGCTGTCTATCGCTATATTTCCGACGGGCTTCAGGTCACCGCGACCATCCCCCGCGCCGACGGCACCGGCTCCGACCAGAGCGTCGTCAATGCCGGCCGCGCCCGCATCGCCGGGGCAGAGCTGGAAGCCCATTATGCCGATGGCGGTCCGCTGAAACTGCACGCCGCCATCGCCTATAATGACGCGCGCTATGCCCGCTTCATCGCGCCCTGCTATGCGGGCCAGTCGATCGCGCAGGGCTGCACGCTCATGCCCCGCGCGTCAGGCGCATTCAGTGCACAGGACCTGACGGGCCGCCCCCTCTCCCGCGCCCCGCTATGGAATATGCAGGGCGGCGCGGTCTACACGCTCCCGGTCGCGGCCGAACGCCGCCTGTCCTTCTCCGCCGACCTGAGCTTCACCAGCGGCTATTATGCGCAAAGCACGAGCAAGCCCGACAGCTGGCAGTCTCCCTACGCGATGCTCGACGCCGGCATCCTCTACAACGATGATCGGCAAGGGGTGTCGGTGCAGTTCATCGCCCGCAACATCACCAACCGCTACAGCTTCTACCGCTCGCTCGATCAGGTGTTCACTGGCTCTGGCACCGGCACGGCCTCAGCGCGCCCGTCGGACACGCTTGCGCTGATCAACCCCGGCCGGCGCATCCTGCTGCGCCTTTCCAAGCGCTTCGGTTCCTGA
- a CDS encoding phosphotransferase, with product MHAIRRIPTAIDQIDTGWFDSVLDRPVANARILNVIHGTATKVQAELTYGDGTPAQVVWVKTGLEPHSHEIGSDQVYAGETLFYRMLGGKYETRTPDCLFADTDSEGNSALVLDDLCKIGAEFADPVKGGSIEMVASGLRSIARYQAASWMAPELAEIDWLRNGGSYRAADVLDWVWNPEHWQDYASRQRFALVDPSIRDRDLLFRTHTKLQDDYWPCAPWALCHGDAHFGQVYALPDGEVRLLDWQCVQVAHWAHDVSYFLVSGLSVADRRAAARDLIVDYVGALREFGVTDAPNVDAAYEAFRAYAFHGIGWMMCLVEMQSEETCCAMAERFSAAVVDLGSIDLILNG from the coding sequence ATGCACGCGATCAGGAGAATTCCAACCGCCATCGATCAGATCGACACGGGCTGGTTCGATTCCGTGCTCGACCGGCCCGTTGCCAACGCCCGCATCCTGAACGTCATTCACGGCACGGCGACGAAGGTACAGGCCGAACTCACTTATGGCGATGGCACCCCCGCACAGGTCGTATGGGTGAAAACGGGTCTTGAACCGCACAGCCATGAAATAGGCTCCGATCAGGTCTATGCCGGGGAAACCCTGTTCTATCGGATGCTGGGCGGCAAATATGAAACACGTACACCCGACTGCCTGTTCGCCGACACCGATTCGGAGGGGAACAGCGCGCTGGTGCTGGACGATCTGTGCAAGATCGGCGCTGAATTCGCTGACCCGGTCAAGGGCGGCAGCATCGAAATGGTGGCCAGCGGCCTGCGCAGCATCGCCCGTTATCAGGCTGCTTCCTGGATGGCGCCGGAACTGGCCGAAATCGATTGGCTGCGCAATGGCGGCTCCTACCGCGCGGCCGACGTACTCGACTGGGTCTGGAACCCCGAACATTGGCAGGATTATGCGAGCCGCCAGCGTTTCGCACTGGTCGATCCCTCGATCCGCGACCGCGATCTCCTGTTCCGCACCCATACGAAGTTGCAGGATGACTATTGGCCCTGCGCGCCATGGGCGCTGTGCCATGGCGACGCGCATTTCGGGCAGGTCTATGCCTTGCCCGACGGCGAGGTACGGCTGCTCGACTGGCAGTGCGTGCAGGTCGCGCATTGGGCACATGATGTCTCCTATTTCCTGGTCAGCGGGCTTTCGGTGGCGGATCGCCGGGCGGCCGCCCGCGACCTGATCGTCGATTATGTTGGGGCGTTGCGGGAATTTGGCGTCACCGATGCACCCAATGTCGATGCCGCCTATGAAGCGTTCCGTGCCTATGCCTTTCACGGCATTGGCTGGATGATGTGTCTCGTGGAAATGCAGAGCGAGGAAACCTGCTGCGCCATGGCCGAACGCTTTTCGGCCGCCGTGGTCGACCTGGGGTCGATCGACCTGATCCTGAACGGCTAG